GGGAACACACACTTACAAAAATGTAGCTCATACTCACTTTGCAATCTCTAAGACTTTCTTTAATACTGAGGCCAACTTAGCAGCCTagaaagaaacagaagggaaataaGGTGAGCCAAATGTGAGGAACAGTAGGGTCTGAACAGTACTGGAAAATAAAGAGGACTATAAGGATGGACAAGAGCCAAGAATTAATAAAACTGCCATGGATACTAATGCAGAATGATGTTACCCATCACTGCCATGCTGGAAGTGTCTCCCAGCCTACTCCTGGCTGtgacaggtaaaaaaaaaaaactggctgttttttaaagcatacattaatttttttttaattaactatTGGAAATTAGTAATTGATATTAAAGTAAAAAGTTGCAAGTGACTGATTTTAATGTTATTtgatattaaataattattttttattccaaaaacATCAAGCCACGGGCCAAAGGCATGAAGCCAGgattaacaataaaaaaattcccagatGTGAGGAGATTTGTACTTAGTTGATCATGTAAGGGGTGCTTCAAAGTTCAGTCAGGTTGCCAGAGTGTGGCCCAGTCAAGTTTTGAGTATTGCCAAAGATGTAGACTCCACTGCTTTTCCAAAGCAGCTTATTTATGTGCTTAAATACACTCACTGTAAGAGTTTTTCATTTTATAGATAACTTCATTTGGGCAAGACTGCACTACCCAAGGAAGAAACTACATCTGCAGTACATAGGCTGCCTTAGACATCAGTTTCCTGAGGGTCTATAACTGGAAATCTCTATGGATTATAGTTCCGAGCTAAAGTTTCAAGTGGCCATGCTCTTCCCTGAAGAGGTACAGATGAAGAATGTGCTTCCACCTGAAGGAAGTTAAGTGTGCAAGAACAAAGGGCACTCTTCATCCCTAAGAAATTATTACTGAGGCAGTCACTAATATCATCTCTCCCCGAAGACACATAACCCCTCTGATTTCTTCCCATCTCCTACAGCCAGGCCGCTGTCCCACGTGCAGATACTCAGATATTGATACCAGACACCAGTACAGCAGATACTCACATTAAGTCGCACAGCCAATGGGTTCACAGGTGGGTACATGCTTAGAGCCAGCTCATCAACACTACAACAGAAAGAGGGGAGCAAGGAAGAAATGCTCTGATAGCACAACTCACAGATCCTGGTCAGAGCCTGCACTCATCCTGAATGCAGGTCAGAAACAACAGTGAGATGTCAGTTGTACCTATGGGATGCTTCCCACTGCCTTCTCAATCACCTGTGTGTCCCTCTCACTGTGGAGTGAGATGTGGTCACAGCTTCATCCCCCATGTTCCTCTCCTGACCTCCAGAACTCTCAATAGCCTTCCCAACACACCTGTCCACCACCTGCTCACAGCTCCAGTATCATAAAGGTTGTTCCTGTTCCTCACTCAAGACCTCAGAGAAAGACCAGGACTACACtagagggaaaagcagcatgGGGAGAACCCTGCTTACCTTGGGCTGATCTCATTAGCAATGTCTGCCAGGTCATCCAGCTGTGCAATATGCTCTGGAGAATCAGCTTTGCCATGGGTCTTCACTGCAGCCAAGACCTTCTTGAGGCAAGCTTTAGAAGCCTTCATTAATCccatgcaggagctgagcagctgcCGGTCAGCCTCTGACCAATACGTGTCTCTGTTGCCCCGAAAGCCCAGTTCTTCATCTTCCATGATGTCCCCATAGGGATCCTGCCCTTCCACCAGTGCCTGAGAACACAGAGGCACTGAAAACCCAGAGCCTAACATCAATTCCAGCAATAcccaggaggaaagggaaagcatAATCTAGGCGTCATATAAATAATTAATGGAGAAATCTCAATTGGTTAATCCTAAAATGActggattaagaaaaaaatccactacTGTAACAGTGCAAACAGCAAGAACCTAGTGAATTCTTATATGATCCTAAATTGCCTCCCCCGTCCCCAGTTCA
This genomic stretch from Cinclus cinclus chromosome 18, bCinCin1.1, whole genome shotgun sequence harbors:
- the CCNDBP1 gene encoding cyclin-D1-binding protein 1 isoform X2 — translated: MVRDATTEVVEGMIQLTDTILNAPVESLSQEQLISTGGVWEACEQVSNLPRDNQAAVVSALAAYLGVVKDAVEEMEHALVEGQDPYGDIMEDEELGFRGNRDTYWSEADRQLLSSCMGLMKASKACLKKVLAAVKTHGKADSPEHIAQLDDLADIANEISPSVDELALSMYPPVNPLAVRLNAAKLASVLKKVLEIAKTSHVCPPSEEGWVQFLNGAVDHNMNKVKNFTQGQL